Proteins found in one Maridesulfovibrio sp. genomic segment:
- the clpA gene encoding ATP-dependent Clp protease ATP-binding subunit ClpA yields MLSKTLEQALTSAVNEVRLRNHEFLTLEHLLYAIVQEEMGADIIAGCGAELPKLRSQLERFFDENLEPLPTGVDTEVIQTLGVRRVLQRAIWQKKAAGKDVVEVGDVIAAMFEEEDSYAVYFLKTHDISRLDILEYISHSMSEGGDWAEGLDISPNPRTGDGGSSAEGRPSSGAGDKPSPLEEFTTNLTQRARDGKIDPLIGRDNEVERTLQVLSRRRKNNPIFVGDPGVGKTAMAEGLALAIAKGNVPAAFEDTDVFALDMGSLLAGTKYRGDFESRLKGVLAQLKNMDGAILFVDEIHTIVGAGAVSGGSMDASNILKPFLGSGEIRCIGATTYEEYKNHFEKDRALSRRFQKIDITEPSVEETIEILKGLKPYYEEHHNVFYAPSAIKAASELAARHINERFLPDKAIDVIDEAGAFYNLSQRKRKDNRIVVADVEKVISKMARIPTRRITMSDRSRLQELDVNLKNVVFGQDKAVDIITKAILRSRAGMKQIGRPTGSFLLTGPTGVGKTELAKQLASTMGVHFMRFDMSEYMEKHAVARLIGAPPGYVGFDQGGLLTEGVRKNPHCVILFDEIEKAHPDVFNILLQVMDYATLTDNNGRKADFRHVVLLMTSNAGAREMAKGGIGFGASVKGGEDKGRGLKAVEKIFSPEFRNRLDAIVPFNSLQIDIMELIVEKFIKELNGQLLDNKVTIELDKKSRRWLAEKGHDPAYGARPMARLIQTSIKDEIADEILFGKLVKGGTVQVSTKGKDEDEKLSFKFKTSTKN; encoded by the coding sequence ATGCTCAGTAAGACATTGGAACAGGCATTGACTTCTGCGGTTAACGAAGTCAGGCTCAGAAATCACGAGTTTCTCACTCTTGAACATCTGCTTTATGCGATAGTTCAGGAGGAAATGGGAGCGGACATCATTGCCGGATGTGGCGCAGAGCTTCCAAAGCTCCGTAGCCAACTGGAACGTTTCTTTGACGAAAACCTTGAACCTCTGCCCACCGGGGTTGATACCGAAGTCATCCAGACTCTCGGAGTTCGACGGGTATTGCAAAGGGCGATTTGGCAGAAGAAGGCCGCCGGAAAGGATGTGGTCGAGGTTGGCGATGTGATTGCCGCCATGTTTGAAGAGGAAGATTCCTACGCTGTCTATTTCCTCAAGACTCATGATATTTCACGGTTGGATATTCTTGAATATATTTCCCATTCCATGAGCGAAGGCGGCGACTGGGCAGAAGGTTTGGACATCAGTCCCAACCCGCGTACCGGAGACGGCGGTTCTTCCGCTGAAGGAAGACCTTCATCCGGTGCCGGCGACAAGCCGTCCCCGCTGGAGGAATTTACCACGAATCTCACCCAGCGCGCCCGCGACGGTAAGATCGATCCGCTTATAGGACGAGACAATGAGGTTGAGCGCACCCTGCAGGTTCTTTCCCGTAGACGCAAGAACAACCCTATTTTTGTAGGTGATCCCGGCGTCGGTAAGACTGCCATGGCTGAAGGTCTCGCCCTAGCTATCGCCAAGGGTAACGTGCCTGCCGCTTTTGAAGATACCGACGTCTTTGCCCTTGATATGGGCTCGCTGCTGGCCGGAACCAAGTACCGCGGCGACTTTGAATCCCGGCTTAAGGGCGTGCTGGCCCAGCTTAAGAATATGGATGGAGCGATCCTTTTCGTGGATGAAATCCATACCATCGTAGGGGCCGGAGCAGTAAGCGGTGGTTCCATGGATGCCTCTAATATTCTCAAGCCCTTTCTGGGATCAGGTGAAATCCGTTGCATCGGAGCCACGACTTACGAGGAATATAAGAATCATTTTGAGAAGGACCGGGCTCTTTCCCGTAGATTTCAGAAGATCGACATCACCGAACCTTCGGTGGAGGAGACCATTGAAATTCTTAAGGGCCTCAAGCCTTATTACGAGGAACATCATAATGTTTTTTACGCTCCGTCGGCAATCAAGGCCGCGTCGGAGCTCGCAGCAAGGCATATTAATGAGCGTTTCCTGCCTGACAAGGCTATTGATGTTATTGATGAGGCCGGAGCCTTTTATAATCTCAGCCAGCGCAAGCGTAAGGATAACCGCATTGTCGTAGCTGATGTTGAAAAGGTTATCTCCAAGATGGCCCGCATCCCGACAAGGCGAATCACCATGTCCGACCGTTCCCGTTTGCAGGAACTGGATGTGAACTTAAAGAATGTTGTCTTTGGTCAGGATAAGGCTGTTGATATCATCACTAAGGCTATCCTGCGGTCCCGTGCGGGCATGAAGCAGATCGGCCGTCCTACCGGTTCTTTCCTGCTTACCGGTCCCACCGGTGTTGGTAAGACTGAGCTTGCCAAGCAGCTGGCTTCTACCATGGGTGTTCATTTCATGCGTTTTGATATGAGTGAGTACATGGAAAAGCACGCTGTTGCCCGCTTGATCGGTGCCCCTCCGGGCTATGTGGGATTTGATCAGGGAGGATTGCTCACAGAGGGTGTGCGTAAGAATCCGCATTGTGTAATTCTTTTTGATGAAATCGAGAAGGCCCATCCGGATGTGTTTAACATTCTGTTGCAGGTCATGGATTACGCCACCTTGACTGATAATAACGGCCGCAAGGCCGATTTCAGGCATGTTGTCCTGCTCATGACCTCCAATGCCGGAGCGCGTGAAATGGCCAAGGGCGGAATCGGCTTTGGTGCCAGCGTGAAGGGCGGCGAGGATAAGGGACGCGGACTTAAGGCTGTGGAAAAGATTTTCAGCCCTGAATTCCGCAACCGGCTTGATGCTATCGTGCCTTTTAATTCCCTGCAGATTGATATCATGGAGCTTATCGTTGAAAAGTTCATCAAGGAACTCAACGGACAGCTGCTTGATAACAAGGTAACCATCGAGCTGGATAAGAAGTCCCGCCGCTGGTTGGCCGAGAAGGGACACGATCCGGCATATGGGGCAAGACCCATGGCCCGTTTGATTCAGACTTCCATCAAGGATGAGATCGCCGATGAAATTCTCTT